Proteins encoded by one window of Metamycoplasma subdolum:
- the rplF gene encoding 50S ribosomal protein L6, which translates to MSRIGNRILKVPENVQVELNQNTIKVKGNLGELTYTFNPLIKVVVENSEIKTIRANEEKTTKQLHGTTNANINNMLIGVSKGYKKEIEIKGVGYKATLKGSEIEIIAGYSHPTLLRIPQELKVEVPKPTNITISGINKQIVGEFAANLRKIRKPSPYSGKGIMYKDEVIRRKEGKTAAK; encoded by the coding sequence ATGTCTAGAATTGGAAACAGAATCTTAAAAGTACCAGAAAACGTTCAAGTCGAACTAAACCAAAACACTATTAAAGTAAAAGGAAACTTAGGCGAACTTACATATACCTTCAATCCTCTTATTAAAGTTGTAGTTGAAAATTCAGAAATCAAAACTATAAGAGCGAATGAAGAAAAAACCACAAAACAGCTTCACGGAACTACTAATGCTAATATTAACAATATGCTAATCGGAGTATCTAAAGGATACAAAAAAGAAATCGAAATTAAAGGGGTAGGTTATAAAGCAACCTTAAAAGGAAGTGAAATTGAAATAATTGCAGGTTATTCACATCCGACCTTACTAAGAATTCCTCAAGAATTAAAGGTAGAAGTACCTAAACCAACTAACATTACAATTTCAGGTATTAATAAACAAATTGTTGGTGAATTTGCAGCTAATTTAAGAAAAATTAGAAAACCAAGTCCTTATTCAGGAAAAGGAATTATGTACAAAGATGAAGTTATCCGTCGTAAAGAAGGAAAAACTGCTGCTAAATAG
- a CDS encoding DNA-directed RNA polymerase subunit alpha yields MEKIQQINYKELKSERVSDFDTVYIIEPLMRGFANTIGTVIRRTLLSSITSAAPFAIKINNVKHEYETIEGIKEDVITLISNIRKIRFTYTPEAFGKDNLAKISFKTNKEGEIFASDIEGFLTTGGIEIINKDQYICTITKKQVFEFDLFLRTGRGYIDFEENKNTILEYGPKLESKIKNGQFIAIDSDFSPVKRCAIKTEELNTSSKTIEERLRIELVTDKTVDCDEAMEQAAKIIIAHFQIIGNIDAKKTIELFDENKVKKEKTKQVSQTIEKLNLTIRSLNALRRAGYETIEELIKLTDDDLANIKNLGKKSVEDIIQKIHDWKEKHLDEDEIKENIEASEKGEE; encoded by the coding sequence ATGGAAAAAATACAGCAAATTAATTACAAAGAACTTAAAAGCGAAAGAGTAAGCGACTTTGACACTGTTTATATTATTGAACCTCTTATGAGAGGTTTCGCAAATACAATCGGAACAGTAATTAGAAGAACCTTACTTTCATCTATAACCTCAGCTGCTCCATTTGCAATAAAAATTAATAACGTTAAACATGAATACGAAACTATTGAAGGAATTAAAGAAGATGTTATTACTTTAATCTCAAACATTCGTAAAATTCGTTTCACTTATACACCAGAAGCATTTGGAAAAGATAACCTTGCCAAAATTTCATTCAAAACTAACAAAGAAGGTGAAATTTTTGCATCAGACATTGAAGGATTTTTAACTACAGGTGGAATAGAAATTATTAATAAAGATCAATACATTTGTACAATCACCAAAAAACAAGTTTTTGAGTTTGATCTATTTTTAAGAACAGGTCGTGGATACATTGACTTTGAAGAAAATAAAAACACTATTTTAGAATATGGACCAAAACTTGAATCAAAAATTAAAAACGGACAATTCATTGCAATCGATTCAGACTTTAGTCCTGTAAAAAGATGTGCAATCAAAACCGAAGAACTTAACACGAGTTCAAAAACAATCGAAGAAAGACTTAGAATTGAACTTGTTACAGATAAAACCGTTGATTGTGACGAAGCAATGGAACAAGCTGCAAAAATAATCATTGCTCACTTCCAAATTATTGGAAACATTGACGCTAAAAAGACAATCGAATTATTTGATGAAAACAAAGTTAAGAAAGAAAAAACTAAACAAGTTTCTCAAACAATTGAAAAATTAAATTTAACTATTCGTTCATTAAACGCTTTAAGAAGAGCAGGATATGAAACAATTGAAGAACTTATCAAATTAACCGATGATGATTTAGCTAATATCAAAAATTTAGGTAAAAAATCAGTTGAAGATATTATTCAAAAAATTCACGACTGAAAAGAAAAACATCTTGATGAAGATGAAATAAAAGAAAACATTGAAGCTAGCGAAAAAGGAGAAGAATAA
- the rpsH gene encoding 30S ribosomal protein S8: MAIIIDPISDMFVRIKNAIARKYNEVIIPHSNKKVKILEIFKKEGYISAFEVQQVKDKPNFKEIKVSLKYKGMNQNISAISGIKRISKPGLKVYAQASQVPYVLSGFGTAIISTSKGLLTDKEARKAHVGGEVVAYIW; this comes from the coding sequence ATGGCAATCATCATTGACCCTATTTCAGATATGTTTGTAAGAATTAAAAACGCCATTGCAAGAAAATACAATGAAGTTATAATTCCACATTCAAACAAAAAAGTAAAAATTCTTGAAATTTTCAAAAAAGAAGGATACATTTCAGCCTTTGAAGTTCAACAAGTTAAAGACAAACCTAATTTCAAAGAAATTAAGGTTAGCTTAAAATACAAAGGAATGAATCAAAACATCTCTGCGATTTCAGGAATTAAAAGAATCTCTAAACCAGGCTTAAAAGTTTATGCTCAAGCAAGTCAAGTTCCTTACGTACTTTCAGGTTTTGGTACAGCAATCATTTCAACTTCAAAAGGACTTTTAACCGATAAAGAAGCAAGAAAGGCACACGTAGGTGGCGAAGTAGTTGCCTACATATGGTAA
- the rpmJ gene encoding 50S ribosomal protein L36, with protein MKVRASIKRICKDCKLIKRNGINRIICINPKHKQRQG; from the coding sequence ATGAAAGTTAGAGCTTCAATCAAGCGTATTTGCAAAGATTGCAAATTAATTAAAAGAAATGGTATTAATAGAATAATCTGTATTAATCCAAAACACAAACAAAGACAAGGATAA
- a CDS encoding adenylate kinase encodes MINKPNLIFLGPPGAGKGTLAKMLAKEFSYFHLSTGDIFRQEIKNETDLGKQVKNLLDSGIYVPDNITNLIVKNKLIELKKENKSFILDGYPRTIDQANFLIKLKEDSIEIDKVILLNITEKQIVERLTKRRMCPNCKKIYHLVTKPSKDNIHCDNCNAVLVKRSDDNEDVVTKRIQVYSTQTEPLINYYKEKNMLYEIDAFRSAKDVFESIKKLL; translated from the coding sequence ATGATAAATAAACCAAACTTAATTTTCTTAGGTCCTCCAGGTGCAGGAAAAGGAACACTTGCTAAAATGCTTGCCAAAGAATTTAGTTATTTTCACCTTTCTACTGGAGATATTTTCAGACAAGAAATTAAAAATGAAACAGACCTTGGCAAACAAGTTAAAAATCTTTTAGATTCAGGAATATATGTTCCTGATAACATCACAAACTTAATTGTTAAAAATAAATTAATAGAACTTAAAAAAGAAAATAAATCATTTATTTTAGATGGCTATCCAAGAACAATAGACCAAGCAAATTTTTTAATCAAACTTAAAGAAGATTCAATTGAAATTGATAAAGTAATTTTATTAAATATTACTGAAAAACAAATTGTTGAACGTCTTACCAAACGTCGCATGTGCCCAAATTGCAAGAAGATTTATCACCTTGTAACAAAGCCTTCAAAGGACAACATTCACTGTGACAATTGTAACGCAGTTCTTGTTAAAAGAAGCGATGATAATGAAGACGTTGTAACAAAAAGAATTCAAGTATACTCAACTCAAACTGAACCTTTAATAAACTACTATAAAGAGAAAAACATGCTTTATGAAATTGATGCTTTTAGAAGCGCTAAAGATGTCTTTGAAAGCATTAAAAAACTGCTTTAA
- the rplO gene encoding 50S ribosomal protein L15 — MKLHTLKPTEGARKEKHRVGRGHAAGKGKQAGRGQSGQTKRSTVRLGFEGGQNPLFRRIPKRGFNNVNHIEYQVVNLSQLEKAFKAGEKVNEETLSSHNLIKGKLPVKILGNGTLTKKLNVQIPSLSLSARKAIEKAGGKIEVK; from the coding sequence ATGAAACTACATACATTAAAACCTACTGAAGGTGCTAGAAAAGAAAAACACCGTGTTGGTAGAGGACACGCTGCTGGTAAAGGTAAACAAGCAGGTCGCGGACAATCAGGGCAAACAAAAAGAAGCACAGTAAGACTTGGATTTGAAGGGGGACAAAACCCACTATTTAGAAGAATACCAAAACGTGGGTTCAACAATGTAAATCACATTGAATACCAAGTTGTTAATCTTTCTCAATTGGAAAAAGCTTTTAAAGCTGGAGAAAAAGTTAATGAAGAAACACTTTCATCTCATAACCTAATTAAAGGAAAATTACCAGTTAAAATTTTAGGTAATGGAACTTTAACAAAAAAATTAAACGTACAAATTCCTTCACTTTCTCTTTCAGCTAGAAAAGCGATAGAAAAAGCCGGAGGCAAAATCGAGGTTAAATAA
- the rpsM gene encoding 30S ribosomal protein S13, which translates to MARVLNVEIPNNKRVVVSLTYIFGIGPSLAKLILKNAKVDEDKRVKDLSEEELTRIRDEAKNYITEGDLKREVNLNIKRLMEIKSYRGIRHRKGLPVRGQSTKKNARTRKGPRKTIAGKKGK; encoded by the coding sequence ATGGCCAGAGTTTTAAACGTTGAAATTCCTAATAACAAACGTGTAGTCGTATCTCTAACCTACATTTTTGGTATTGGTCCATCACTTGCAAAATTAATCTTAAAAAATGCAAAAGTTGATGAAGATAAAAGAGTTAAAGATTTAAGCGAAGAAGAACTTACTCGTATTCGTGATGAAGCTAAAAACTATATCACCGAAGGTGATTTAAAAAGAGAAGTAAACCTTAACATCAAAAGACTTATGGAAATTAAATCATATCGTGGCATAAGACACAGAAAAGGTTTACCAGTTAGAGGACAAAGCACTAAGAAAAACGCAAGAACTAGAAAAGGTCCTAGAAAAACAATTGCTGGAAAGAAAGGTAAATAG
- the infA gene encoding translation initiation factor IF-1, with translation MAKDAIKMSGKIVKKFSTKDYEVLLENGLTIRAFTSGKMTLHNIGMLPGDEVDVELSPYDMTKGRIIYRHK, from the coding sequence ATGGCAAAAGACGCAATAAAAATGTCAGGTAAAATAGTTAAAAAATTTTCAACCAAAGATTATGAAGTATTACTTGAAAATGGTTTAACTATCAGAGCTTTCACATCAGGCAAAATGACTTTACACAATATTGGCATGCTTCCTGGTGATGAAGTTGACGTCGAACTTAGTCCTTATGACATGACTAAGGGTCGCATTATCTATAGACATAAATAA
- the rpsK gene encoding 30S ribosomal protein S11, which produces MAKKNKKTITSGIAHIHSTYQNTIVAFSDLKGNVFAWSSSGAIGYKGTKKKTPYAAGLAAAAALEKAKEFGLKEVSILVKGVGPGKSTARKQIETSGLQIKEVKDVTPTPHNGTRPPKKILKRA; this is translated from the coding sequence ATGGCTAAAAAGAATAAAAAAACTATTACATCTGGAATTGCCCATATTCACTCAACCTATCAAAACACAATCGTTGCCTTTTCAGATTTAAAAGGAAATGTTTTTGCATGATCATCTTCAGGTGCTATTGGTTATAAGGGAACTAAGAAAAAAACTCCTTATGCTGCTGGACTTGCAGCCGCTGCAGCATTAGAAAAAGCAAAAGAATTTGGCTTAAAAGAAGTTTCAATTTTAGTTAAAGGTGTTGGCCCTGGAAAATCAACAGCAAGAAAACAAATTGAAACAAGTGGTTTACAAATTAAAGAAGTTAAGGATGTTACCCCAACTCCACATAACGGAACCCGTCCACCTAAAAAAATCTTAAAAAGAGCTTAA
- the rplQ gene encoding 50S ribosomal protein L17: MANPKQVFRRNHEWWNHVERNLVTDLIVHGEIKTTLERAKRIRSKVEKMITLGKLNTLASRRQAIKYLRNVPSKVANKDVVQYLFDILAPKYKTRNGGYTRITKIANAQGNNAKMAIISFV; encoded by the coding sequence ATGGCAAATCCAAAACAAGTTTTTAGAAGAAACCATGAATGATGAAATCATGTCGAAAGAAATTTAGTAACTGATTTAATCGTTCACGGTGAAATTAAAACCACTTTAGAAAGAGCTAAAAGAATTCGCTCAAAAGTTGAAAAAATGATTACTTTAGGTAAACTTAATACTTTAGCTAGCAGAAGACAAGCAATTAAATACTTAAGAAACGTTCCTTCTAAAGTTGCAAACAAAGATGTTGTTCAATATCTATTTGACATTTTAGCACCAAAATACAAAACAAGAAATGGTGGATATACTAGAATTACAAAAATTGCAAACGCACAAGGCAACAATGCTAAAATGGCTATTATTTCATTTGTTTAA
- a CDS encoding MAG4530 family protein — MILKEKISFIKENNFLKKKLATDFFFLFFSTFLFFSSLAFLLALNDGDPKYVLQFFHPKTTGQKLFWFIFLNIISIIVLLFLPFWFLSSLATILINRYFNFNIFRAIHWLKIKLIVTFKIKLYKEFTKPINLENVEEKTFVNDLDKNYLILHGSKAISYKYRDFWRTPNDLDFISYSIFSNLDNLTNYKNLKIEFKDNILAKMILNKTQIEILLSKTIPQSFIETKKNIKLPNIYWMIASNIHQILKYFLLEENSKEIPKEKVNNSLLDLLFLLSKKGNLNIKKLLKFIKYSYISNFFLSYYLINTTFYDFSEKTLEKLFNYLTLNIKNIENSQELFFLFDMLFAQIKKDKEIIALSKSIYEIIQNKEELELKFLKHSTAENKEISSLQRVFENETQKNEFIYSNYSNCKFKSKAIMLFYNNMQDIANNKLDIRKLLLLELNKRMELTNE; from the coding sequence TTGATACTAAAAGAAAAAATAAGTTTTATTAAGGAAAATAATTTTTTGAAAAAGAAATTAGCAACTGATTTCTTTTTCTTGTTTTTTTCTACTTTTCTTTTCTTTTCAAGCTTGGCATTTTTGCTCGCTTTAAATGATGGCGATCCAAAGTATGTGCTTCAATTTTTTCACCCCAAAACAACTGGGCAAAAACTTTTTTGATTCATTTTCTTAAATATTATAAGCATTATTGTGCTATTGTTTTTACCATTTTGATTTTTAAGTTCTTTAGCAACCATCTTGATTAATAGATATTTCAACTTTAATATATTTAGAGCTATCCATTGACTCAAAATAAAACTAATCGTTACTTTTAAAATCAAGTTATATAAAGAATTTACAAAACCAATTAATTTGGAAAATGTTGAAGAAAAGACGTTTGTAAATGATTTAGATAAAAATTATTTAATATTGCATGGCAGTAAAGCTATTAGTTATAAATATAGAGATTTTTGAAGAACTCCAAATGACTTAGATTTTATTTCTTATTCAATTTTCTCTAATCTTGATAATTTAACTAACTATAAAAACTTAAAAATTGAATTTAAAGATAATATACTTGCAAAAATGATTTTAAATAAAACTCAAATTGAAATTTTACTTTCAAAAACTATTCCACAAAGTTTTATTGAAACTAAAAAGAATATTAAACTTCCAAATATATACTGAATGATCGCTTCTAATATCCACCAAATTTTAAAATATTTTCTTTTAGAAGAAAACAGCAAAGAAATTCCAAAAGAAAAAGTAAATAATAGTTTATTAGATCTTCTATTTCTATTAAGTAAAAAAGGTAACTTAAATATTAAAAAACTTCTTAAATTTATTAAATACTCATATATTTCAAATTTCTTTTTATCTTATTATTTAATCAACACTACATTTTATGATTTTAGCGAAAAAACTCTTGAAAAACTGTTTAACTACTTAACTTTAAATATTAAAAATATTGAAAATTCACAAGAACTATTTTTCCTATTTGATATGCTTTTTGCCCAAATTAAAAAAGATAAAGAAATAATTGCATTATCAAAATCAATTTACGAAATAATACAAAATAAAGAAGAATTAGAACTTAAGTTTTTAAAACATTCAACAGCCGAAAATAAGGAAATATCATCACTCCAACGAGTTTTCGAAAATGAAACACAGAAAAATGAATTTATTTATAGCAATTACAGTAACTGTAAATTTAAATCAAAAGCTATTATGCTGTTCTACAACAATATGCAAGATATTGCAAACAATAAACTCGATATAAGAAAACTACTATTACTTGAACTTAATAAAAGAATGGAGTTAACTAATGAATAA
- the rpmF gene encoding 50S ribosomal protein L32 — MAVVPKRKTSKQRKALRRSHHALDENMTTPCANCKQLILPHRACEFCGFYKGKKIIKVAKNDKSK, encoded by the coding sequence ATGGCTGTTGTACCAAAGAGAAAAACTAGTAAACAAAGAAAAGCATTACGTAGATCACATCACGCATTAGATGAAAATATGACTACTCCATGTGCAAATTGCAAACAATTAATCTTACCTCACCGTGCTTGTGAATTTTGTGGTTTTTACAAAGGCAAAAAAATCATTAAAGTTGCTAAAAATGACAAATCAAAATAA
- the map gene encoding type I methionyl aminopeptidase produces the protein MILFKTDEEISKIKKACSILAEVKTILYDFIRPGVSLKEIDSVAFKEINKRGAKPAFLGQYGFPATCCISVNEELIHGIPSDYIVKDGDIVKIDCGAIYEGYYSDSAFTKGVGNISEEDKALIACAKDAFYAGFNAIKVGKRIGDISFAIGKLIKERGFFTPDEFTGHGIGKSLHEDPYVYNDGEKNTGPLIRNNMVICIEPMILQKTKQIKIKDDGWTVISASGKNTAHYEQTVLIKDNKAYILSGDNI, from the coding sequence ATGATACTTTTTAAAACAGACGAAGAAATTTCAAAGATTAAAAAAGCATGTTCAATCTTGGCAGAAGTAAAAACCATTTTATATGACTTCATAAGACCAGGAGTTTCTTTAAAAGAAATTGATAGCGTAGCTTTTAAAGAAATTAATAAAAGAGGTGCAAAACCAGCATTTTTAGGACAATATGGTTTTCCTGCAACTTGCTGTATATCAGTTAATGAAGAACTAATTCACGGAATTCCAAGTGACTATATTGTAAAAGATGGAGACATTGTCAAAATAGATTGCGGAGCAATTTATGAAGGATATTATTCAGACTCTGCTTTTACAAAAGGCGTTGGAAATATAAGTGAAGAAGATAAAGCATTAATTGCTTGTGCCAAAGACGCATTTTACGCTGGATTTAATGCCATCAAAGTTGGCAAAAGAATAGGCGACATTAGCTTTGCCATTGGCAAACTAATTAAAGAAAGAGGCTTTTTTACACCAGACGAATTTACCGGCCATGGTATTGGCAAAAGTTTACATGAAGATCCTTATGTATATAACGACGGTGAAAAAAATACAGGCCCTCTTATTAGAAATAATATGGTTATTTGCATTGAACCAATGATCTTGCAAAAAACTAAACAAATCAAAATTAAAGATGACGGATGAACTGTTATTAGTGCCTCAGGCAAAAACACAGCTCATTATGAACAAACTGTTTTAATCAAAGACAATAAAGCATACATACTCTCAGGAGATAATATTTAA
- the rplR gene encoding 50S ribosomal protein L18 has translation MILSRNDKRKAKHLKITNKLAKGSKSCPRVVVYKSLHHFYTQAIDDLNHLTITSSSTQKLALKTKNNDSVKLVAQDFAKSLKKSKINKIVFDRSGYIYHGKIKTFCDTLREEGIKF, from the coding sequence ATGATTTTATCTAGAAATGACAAAAGAAAAGCTAAACATTTAAAAATTACAAACAAGCTTGCAAAAGGCTCAAAATCTTGCCCAAGAGTTGTAGTTTATAAATCTTTACATCATTTTTACACTCAAGCAATTGATGATTTAAATCATTTAACCATAACTTCATCATCAACTCAAAAATTAGCTCTTAAAACCAAAAATAATGACTCAGTTAAACTAGTCGCACAAGACTTTGCAAAAAGTCTTAAAAAATCAAAAATTAACAAAATCGTTTTTGATCGTTCAGGTTATATTTATCACGGTAAAATTAAAACATTTTGCGACACACTACGCGAAGAAGGGATTAAATTCTAA
- the rplE gene encoding 50S ribosomal protein L5 produces MKKLALEKKYLTEIRPKLIKDFNFTSPMQAPRLEKIIVNMTAGNEVTNSKAIEEVLNELSQITGQKPFKTTAKKSLASWKLREGMPMGGKVTLRRDRMWSFLTKLIEVALPRVRDFSGVSPKSFDGRGNFALGIKEEIIFPEISFDKIRKLKGMDVIIVTSTNNDKEALALLKYLGMPFSKANN; encoded by the coding sequence ATGAAAAAATTAGCTTTAGAAAAAAAATATTTAACTGAAATTAGACCAAAGTTAATCAAAGATTTTAATTTTACCTCACCTATGCAAGCTCCTCGTTTAGAAAAAATTATTGTAAACATGACCGCCGGAAATGAAGTTACTAACTCAAAAGCAATTGAAGAAGTATTAAATGAACTAAGTCAAATTACTGGACAAAAACCATTCAAAACTACAGCAAAAAAATCACTTGCCTCATGAAAACTACGTGAAGGCATGCCGATGGGTGGAAAAGTTACTTTAAGACGTGATCGTATGTGATCATTTCTAACTAAACTTATTGAAGTAGCACTTCCTCGTGTTCGTGACTTTTCAGGAGTTAGTCCTAAAAGTTTTGATGGAAGAGGAAACTTTGCCCTTGGAATTAAAGAAGAAATTATTTTCCCTGAAATTAGTTTCGATAAAATCCGTAAATTAAAAGGGATGGATGTCATTATTGTTACTTCAACAAACAATGACAAAGAAGCATTAGCATTATTAAAATACTTAGGAATGCCTTTTAGCAAGGCAAATAATTAG
- the rpsE gene encoding 30S ribosomal protein S5, which produces MQDKTLKEILDKEVKQPTEEEIKAAEKAKATKVVSRKIEDKNKDLKDKKPQQNKTFKKDQKPFRKSNFQTEQQYEEKVIDVARVTTVVKGGRRFSFSAYVVVGDKKGKVGFGHGKANEVQDAIKKAVKDAQKNIIFVPVIKGTIPHEIKEKFLASKVQLRPAPKGAGIIASNTVRAVVELAGYSDISTKTYGSRTKQNIVQATINALKKLRTVEKIAELRDIDVKHLLSK; this is translated from the coding sequence ATGCAAGACAAAACACTTAAAGAAATCTTAGATAAAGAAGTTAAACAACCTACTGAAGAAGAAATCAAAGCAGCTGAAAAAGCCAAAGCTACTAAAGTAGTAAGTCGTAAAATCGAAGATAAAAACAAAGATTTAAAAGATAAAAAACCACAACAAAACAAAACCTTCAAAAAAGATCAAAAACCATTCAGAAAATCAAACTTTCAAACTGAACAACAATATGAAGAAAAAGTTATTGATGTTGCCAGAGTTACAACTGTTGTAAAAGGTGGACGTCGTTTCTCATTCTCAGCTTATGTTGTTGTGGGCGATAAAAAAGGTAAAGTTGGCTTTGGACACGGAAAAGCAAACGAAGTTCAAGATGCCATCAAAAAAGCCGTAAAAGACGCTCAAAAGAATATTATTTTCGTTCCTGTTATTAAAGGAACAATCCCTCATGAAATTAAAGAAAAATTCTTAGCTTCAAAAGTGCAACTTCGTCCAGCTCCAAAGGGTGCCGGAATCATTGCCTCAAACACTGTTCGTGCCGTAGTTGAACTTGCAGGTTACAGCGACATTTCTACCAAAACTTATGGTTCAAGAACAAAACAAAACATTGTTCAAGCCACAATTAATGCTCTTAAAAAATTAAGAACAGTAGAAAAAATCGCTGAACTTCGTGACATTGATGTAAAACATCTATTATCTAAATAA
- a CDS encoding type Z 30S ribosomal protein S14: protein MAKKSLMVKAERKPKFKARKYTRCQICGRVHAVLRKYKICRICFRELAHEGKIPGVKKASW, encoded by the coding sequence ATGGCAAAAAAATCATTAATGGTAAAAGCTGAAAGAAAACCAAAATTCAAAGCTAGAAAATATACACGTTGCCAAATTTGTGGCAGAGTGCATGCTGTTTTAAGAAAATACAAAATTTGTAGAATTTGTTTTAGAGAACTTGCACATGAAGGAAAAATTCCTGGTGTAAAGAAAGCGAGCTGATAA
- the secY gene encoding preprotein translocase subunit SecY — protein sequence MAKKLRKEKDDITEKLDRKLAIDKFFNEKRNAWIEWWKNHSLFKKILFTLAILILFLAAQTITIPGVSLVNKDKIQQGDFVGILNLVGGGGLRNFSVLALGISPFISASLVMMILQTKAFPAIHRLSQSGPQGRIKINFITYFLTIIFAIIQALLLTRALAKTTTGFGIKYDDSVIKVLGSKGRELFSYLIVPMILISGSFFALFLSEQITNRGVGNGTSLLIFVGIASNLIPTFKSAFEFFVPSAKQSSVVLRDVINFSVYMLGYLLVIFIVIIFTIAERHIPIQQVGAGLSKNEKELSYMPIKANPAGIMSIIFSLMILSVPTMIANLMDPNTSAYYNWVYKNLQLTQPLGFILFILVSFGLTILMGIQQSKIDKISEDFAKSSTFIPGIRPGEQTENYLLDVVIRLSFFSSIYLILLGALQYIQQMLGMPASIAFGGTTIMILVSTAYETVQQIKARYKSQELARKRRQIRELKEVYGEEEEDLIW from the coding sequence ATGGCGAAAAAGTTGCGTAAAGAAAAAGATGATATAACCGAAAAGCTAGATCGTAAGCTTGCGATTGATAAATTCTTCAACGAAAAGAGAAATGCTTGAATCGAATGATGAAAAAACCATTCTCTTTTTAAGAAGATATTATTTACGCTTGCAATTTTAATCCTTTTTCTAGCAGCACAAACAATCACCATACCTGGAGTTAGCCTTGTTAATAAAGACAAAATTCAACAAGGCGACTTTGTCGGAATTTTAAACCTTGTAGGTGGTGGAGGACTTAGAAACTTCTCAGTTTTAGCACTCGGAATAAGTCCTTTCATTTCGGCAAGTTTAGTTATGATGATTTTACAAACAAAAGCCTTCCCAGCCATCCACAGACTCAGTCAATCTGGACCTCAGGGAAGAATAAAAATTAATTTTATCACTTACTTTTTAACAATAATTTTCGCTATCATTCAAGCACTTTTATTAACTCGTGCTTTAGCAAAAACAACCACTGGATTTGGAATTAAATATGACGATAGTGTTATTAAAGTTTTAGGTTCAAAAGGAAGAGAACTATTTAGTTACTTAATTGTTCCTATGATTTTAATCTCAGGTTCATTCTTTGCCTTGTTTCTATCAGAACAAATTACAAACCGTGGTGTAGGAAATGGAACAAGCTTACTAATTTTTGTAGGTATTGCTTCAAACTTAATTCCTACATTCAAATCTGCATTTGAATTCTTTGTTCCAAGTGCAAAACAATCTTCAGTTGTTTTAAGAGATGTTATAAACTTTTCCGTTTACATGTTAGGTTATTTACTTGTAATATTTATTGTAATAATCTTCACTATTGCTGAAAGACATATTCCAATTCAACAAGTTGGTGCTGGTCTTTCTAAAAACGAAAAAGAACTAAGTTACATGCCAATTAAAGCAAACCCAGCTGGAATTATGTCAATCATTTTCTCACTAATGATTCTTTCAGTTCCAACAATGATTGCAAACTTAATGGATCCAAACACTAGTGCTTATTACAACTGAGTTTATAAAAACTTACAATTAACTCAACCTTTAGGTTTTATTCTCTTTATATTAGTTAGTTTCGGACTAACAATTTTAATGGGAATTCAACAATCAAAAATTGACAAAATCAGTGAAGATTTTGCTAAAAGTTCAACCTTCATTCCTGGAATTAGACCGGGAGAACAAACTGAAAATTATCTTCTTGATGTCGTAATTCGTCTTTCATTTTTCTCATCAATTTATCTAATCTTACTTGGTGCACTTCAATATATTCAACAAATGTTAGGCATGCCTGCATCAATTGCATTTGGTGGAACAACTATTATGATTTTAGTATCAACAGCATATGAAACTGTTCAACAAATTAAAGCAAGATATAAATCACAAGAACTTGCAAGAAAGAGAAGACAAATTCGTGAACTTAAAGAGGTTTATGGCGAAGAAGAAGAGGATTTAATATGATAA